Proteins co-encoded in one Nicotiana sylvestris chromosome 7, ASM39365v2, whole genome shotgun sequence genomic window:
- the LOC104222938 gene encoding josephin-like protein: MSRRVSFSPDHFYDQNNFYVKKKPSSSSNWNSRLQKSSSSSEFSVASFLKNIGTKVASALNFLSNSNRKRSSRKVSSASLARSRSYAETIHDSQRAEAIEDCIEFLNSSSSCLHRSSSVSSTTCQ, from the coding sequence atgagtaGAAGAGTCAGTTTTAGCCCCGATCATTTCTATGACCAAAATAATTTTTACGTTAAAAAGAAGCCATCTTCATCATCTAATTGGAATTCTAGGCTTCAAAAAAGCTCTTCTTCTTCTGAATTTTCTGTGGCTAGTTTTCTAAAGAATATTGGAACTAAAGTGGCTAGTGCTCTAAATTTTCTTTCGAATTCCAACAGAAAAAGGTCTTCACGTAAAGTATCATCAGCAAGCTTAGCAAGATCACGTTCTTATGCAGAAACAATTCATGATTCTCAAAGAGCTGAAGCTATTGAAGATTGCATTGAGTTCTtgaattcttcttcttcttgtttacACAGGTCCAGTTCTGTTTCCAGCACTACTTGCCagtag